One region of Wyeomyia smithii strain HCP4-BCI-WySm-NY-G18 chromosome 3, ASM2978416v1, whole genome shotgun sequence genomic DNA includes:
- the LOC129728575 gene encoding uncharacterized protein LOC129728575, with the protein MSQSTETIAYVVHQFHFAEEIKRVVTNQPCRKLGNLRPVYVNRLLRVGGRLDRSQLPFENRHPIILLDKDLVVRLLVQQMHIELIHIYHSFHHPLLRQMLSDQSYHQLMGNLPESRVVPSPPFAVTGVDYAGPFWTKQESRRPAIVKSYVAVYVYMTTKAVHLEAVSDLSTDAFLASLRRLIARRGMIRELHSDNFRGANHELRALYQQFHNQQFVELIQSFCSSRKIEWHFIPPDAPEFGGLWEAAVKSCKTHLKRIVGNVKLTSEELATVLTQIEAVMNSTPLFTISNDPADPLVITPAHYLIGRSLTAPAEPSLEDVKDSRLGRWQHLQLLREQFWRAWSRDYLNTVQPRKKYLREMPNIRVGMIVLLHDRNQPPQ; encoded by the exons ATGAGCCAATCCACGGAAACCATTGCATATGTCGTACATCAGTTCCATTTTGCCGAAGAAATCAAGCGTGTTGTTACCAATCAACCGTGCCGAAAACTTGGGAATTTACGCCCGGTTTACGTCAATAGGCTTCTCCGCGTGGGTGGTCGGTTGGATCGCTCGCAGTTACCTTTCGAGAACCGTCATCCTATAATATTGCTGGATAAGGATTTGGTGGTGCGGCTGCTAGTGCAACAGATGCACATCGAGTTAATCCAC ATCTACCATTCGTTTCATCACCCGTTGTTGCGTCAGATGTTATCGGACCAATCCTACCACCAGCTAATGGGAAACCTGCCAGAGTCGAGAGTAGTACCTTCCCCTCCATTCGCCGTAACAGGTGTCGACTATGCCGGGCCCTTTTGGACGAAACAAGAATCGCGTCGACCTGCAATAGTGAAATCATACGTAGCAGTGTACGTTTATATGACGACTAAGGCCGTTCACCTGGAGGCCGTATCCGATTTGAGCACCGATGCTTTCCTGGCTTCTCTTCGACGACTGATAGCTCGACGGGGCATGATTCGTGAATTGCACTCGGATAATTTCCGAGGTGCCAACCATGAATTGAGAGCATTGTACCAGCAATTCCATAATCAACAATTCGTTGAGTTGATTCAGTCTTTTTGTAGCAGCCGTAAAATCGAGTGGCACTTCATTCCACCAGATGCCCCTGAATTTGGCGGCTTGTGGGAAGCGGCGGTGAAATCCTGCAAAACTCATCTAAAACGTATTGTCGGTAACGTGAAGTTAACTTCTGAGGAACTAGCGACAGTCTTAACACAGATTGAGGCTGTCATGAACTCCACACCGCTGTTCACCATCTCCAATGATCCAGCAGATCCACTTGTGATCACGCCAGCTCACTACCTCATCGGTCGATCACTTACAGCTCCCGCTGAACCATCGTTAGAAGATGTCAAGGATTCACGTTTGGGCCGCTGGCAGCATCTCCAGCTTCTCCGTGAACAATTTTGGCGTGCTTGGAGCCGAGACTATTTAAACACCGTACAACCCAGGAAAAAGTACCTACGAGAGATGCCCAACATTCGTGTCGGCATGATTGTGCTACTGCATGATCGAAATCAACCTCCTCAATAA